Part of the Primulina huaijiensis isolate GDHJ02 chromosome 15, ASM1229523v2, whole genome shotgun sequence genome is shown below.
TTAACGTTCTTAGATGCCCAGGCTTTGGATTGTGAATTGGAATCTGTATCTGAGATCTTAGCACCTGGAGGGAAGAGAATTACTGGATTATTTGAGGAGGAAAGCGGGCGCATTTGGTAAATAATTGCAACATAATTAAATGTAATCTCAAAACTTAAGTAGGGTAGAAGTGCATGTCTCACTAATAAAGATCCTTGTCGGCACGCATAGAGCAAGTAAATTATCACAAAGACTGTTTCTAAAGCTTTTCAATCAAGGGAGATAGGAGGAAACAAGAACACCGAGatgtaagaaaaaaattatattccaACAAAAAATTGTACTCACATCACATTAACAGTATATTTGATTGCAAAGGTCGATACAGAATTTAATCATGCGCTGTAACAAATTAAAACCAGAAAACGATTCATAGAGGAGAACACGTCTGGTTTGAGAAGGAACAAGCAGTAAGTTGTTAGGATTACTAATGcactaatattattaaaaagaaaatgaaaggtGTTACAATCCTTGTGTAAAAGGATTGATCCCAGAGACTAAGCCCGTCTTAACACGAGAAAACCCTTCTCCTTTGCCCCTGGCCGAGCAAATACGTCCCCTGGCCGAGCTAATACGTCCCTGAAACAGAATTATAACATAATACCAGATAATATTAACCCTTTCACATTTTATTTCCTTTAACTCTATTCGTCACTTGTGTGTTTGTGCAATGAAAGCCTATGCTATTATGAACCTGGACTTGAGCACAGAACATACACATCAACTTTTAAGCTCACAATGTATGCTTTGACAAAGTAAACAAGAAAATATAGAACAgagaattcaaataaaatatctcaCCAGCATCTGAGAATGTACACTAACATGGCAATGTGGCAGAACCATGTTATCATGCTCATTCCTTACATATGAAGATGGAATAGAAATAATATCtgttaaaagaaagaaaacataTTCAAATGTATGCATAAAGTAATTCTTTAGAAAGAAGTTGCACATGGCAGTATAAAAGAAGATCAGCGACTCAAGACAAACTCACAGCACAATATTTTTCTGATGCATCCCGGGAAAATGAACCAACAAGTTCAGCACCGAGACATAGAAAACAGGTTCAATTCATGTAGCTTCACCAACTGCAGCAAGATGAGGCATattataactcaagaacaagcAAAAAATCTGGTAGAATGAGGATTCCATAATCGATTCATTTGCACAAAAGAACAAAACCAAATATACAGAATAGGATCACTCCAAGTCACTGCAATACCACTCATGAACaagataaagataaataatGCTTTTGTGCCCAAAAATATGTTTAGGCCCCACTTACAAAAGCATATAAATTGCAACAAAAAGTAAAGTCAAGACACATTAGTTACCGTAATAACAATAAGTCCACAGAACAGTAACTATGGTCACAACTATTTTCCCAGCAATGTCTTTATCACTAGAACAACTGAGATCAATGCATAAGAAAGCACGATAAAGTAGAAGCTACAGTCACAAGTTTTTCCTTCACTATTATCTGATTTTCTTTCCCAAAAATGTTTTCAACTATTGAACAAAATATTGTAGCTCGTTGTAGGGATAGAATTACTCGTTGACTATAAAACAAGCATGTGTGCCGAGAAAACTTTGCCAATGGCTATAGAAAAGATTCTAGTCATGACAAGGAGATGGCTGTCGTTAAATTTTAAACGAGGAGCATTTATGTCACAGTATTCTCTTCACATATTTTCTTTCAACGAACACATTTTCCTTTAGTTACTCCCATTGTGTTCTACCCACAGACCAATTTCGTTTGATCATAGAGGACTAGGGATGACAAAAGAACAAATATCGATTAGCATCGACATGGAGTATAAGACTACACAGAGTAAAGAGATAACATGAATACAGTGATACTTTcgctaaaaaagaaaaataacctCTACTCGGGCCATCAACAAGCAGATTCAAcccttttttttcttcaataacGTGCTCTGATTGAAGGACCTCGTAAGTTGTACAGCCCAAATCAAATACCAAGCAAGATACCAATTTTGAACTAAACAGCCACCGGAATATTCATGTTACTCATCAAATGTTTGGTTTTATCTAATGATGATAAACCCGACTTCGTACTGTTTGACGCAGATAGCTCTATTTCATTGGCTTCACTCGCCATACCTGCCTTTCTGAGGCAAGAAGTCAAAGAACTCATGGTAATATTATCCGGTGCACAACCCACTGACAACATCTTTTTATATATGTCTATAGCTTCAAACGTTCTCCCTTTCATACAATGCCCCAGAATAAGAATGGTGAATGTCATCTTATCATGGACGCACCCCTTTGCCTCCATTTCTGCAACAATGGCATTTGCCTCATCAAGGTTGCCAGCTTTACAAAACCCATCAATCACGGGGTTATAAATAAACGGCGAGGGGATAACGTCTTTTCTAAGGTTCAACTGCCTTAATAAATCCCGAGATTCGTTTAATCTATTTGCCTTACACAGAGCATTAATTAGAATGGAAAATGTAAATGCATTAGGAGACACCTGACGCTTATTCATCTCATCCCAGAGCTTCATGCTTTTGTCCACATCTCCAGTCCTACAATGACTATCAATAATAGAGGTGAACGTGACAACATCAGGTTTAAGGCCACCATTGAGCACTCTTTCATACATCATTAATGCAGAGTCTGAATCACCCTTTTTGCTAAAACCATCAATAACAACATTAAACGTGAACAAATTTGGTCTAGTTCCACGTTGAATCATCTCATCAAAAAGAGCAGCAGCTTTCTCCATCCTACCTGATTTGCAATAGCCAGATATAACTGATGTGTAAGTCACAACGTCCGGTGAAAACTCACAATATAACTCAACTTCTCTCAGTAGCAACTGAGCTCTGTCCACATTACCAACTCTACACAACCCATTAATTAGGGTATTATAAGTGATAAGGTCCGGGAGACAACCAAAACTTTCCATGgcattaaaaaattcaaaagccTTCTCGACTTTCCCAACTTGGCATAATCCTCGCATTACAATGTTAAAACTACAAGTGTCAGGGCAAAAGCTCCGTAATCTCAATATATGACCTTTGAAGAAACTAACTGCCTCGTCTAACCGATCTCTACCTACTAACAAGCTCAAAAAATTGTTATGTACAAAGGAGCCAACTATTTCCCCTTTCTCACTACAAAATTCAGCTTTTGCGATCAAAATTTCTTCTGCCATTTTAAATCTCCCAGCATTCACAAAGGAGGAAACGAGAAAATCCAAAGTTGAGTTTTGGGGAAAAAATCCATCAGTTTTCATGTGCTCATACACTAGTTTAGCAGAATCATGAAGACCCATGTGACAAAGTGAATTCAAAAGCAAATAAAAAGTGGATTCCCAATGAATGATATTCAGATTAATCCTCAAATACTGAAAAAATCTAAATGCCGATTCTGGGTCTTTCAATCTATAGCTTAAATGATGAATCACGCCAAAAGCTAAGAACGGATTCAAATTTTTGCGAAAATAATCAGAGTCAAAAACAGAAAGGGACTGAGAGTGGTTAACCAAAATAGTGCATACAACTTTAGTAAACCAGAGAGTGGATGCCGCGGCGTAGGATGGCTCTATGGAGGATTGACCGTGGAACAGAACTATGGATAAAACCTTGGGAATGAAAACCCTCTGAGCCAAAAattgcattattatcattcaatGCAGGGATTGTTGATACAAACAGCAACGGATCCACGGCTCTCTTCTTCATTCCATTTTCATTTTGTGTGGTGAAATGCAAAGACTAAGTTAATCGTACAAGGTTAAGCGCTACTGAAATCCATTTCAGCCAAAAATAACATTCTTATCAATCATAATGAGGATCTTTGATACAAGTAGCAAGAAAAACAATTAAACTCTCGTGCATTCCATCCCCTTGTGCAGGCTGGGAAAATTATAAGGTTTAAAAAAGAAGTGCATCCGACAAAAAATCGATGTAGCTGGGTTGCGAGTATATCTCGATTGGCGACCAGAATAACTAATTAGGGTTGAAAGAGGGCGCCCGGCTGAAGTGCCCCATATTCGAAAATTGGGGTCTTTGGTTTTGAGGTTTATGAACAAAGCCATAGGGTAAACGAGGAATACACCtccatatatatacatattatttattattaaattatatatatatatataaatttagagAAGAATAAATACCTTGTAttacttgaaataaaaatatattttgaagattaatatttgcattattaatttttatatttttatctgtATAATATTAATCAATTTCCTCGTATCCATATTtgcaaaattattaaaaaaaaagaattctttAGTAGTTTATGAGAATATCAACATACGCAacaatataaaagaaaattattttaatactaaataaataaataacaaaacaaaacaaaacaaaaacgatGATACAATtgacaaatattttttcaaggtACAGTAGAGAAAGAAACCACCAGCTCCATCATCCGACTCTTCTCTGCACAATCGGTTGACATGTTAAGGCTCGGTTGCTTTGCCCAAGGCCTCGAGACCTTCTGTGTGACAGTTCATAATCTTTCGAAAAACGTCCCTCAGCTGGCGTTGAAACGGTTCCAATCCGTTCTCACAAGCTTCGCATGCTAATGATAATTCGTACACGTTCACTCTCACTTCTTCTTTCACTTCCGCTGATAAAGGGAACTGAGCAGAATCCAACAAGGTTGTGATCTGATGCACGTTCATTTCGATTTGATGTATTTCCTTCAGTAAACCATTTGAGTTACGACGATCCCTTTTCTTTTATTCATCCATAATTCGACTATGAAGCAACAAAAATGGTGTGCTCCATGGAAAATTACGAGGGATTGTGAAATGAATCTGCACGCCTCGGTCTTGACAAGGGATTTCCATGACAAGGACCCATAAGACGAACATGAGAATAAAACTCATCGTAAAGAAAAGTGTAGCCAGACCATCTGTTGCTTCTATTTCGTTTCCACGAGGA
Proteins encoded:
- the LOC140958702 gene encoding uncharacterized protein; translated protein: MIIMQFLAQRVFIPKVLSIVLFHGQSSIEPSYAAASTLWFTKVVCTILVNHSQSLSVFDSDYFRKNLNPFLAFGVIHHLSYRLKDPESAFRFFQYLRINLNIIHWESTFYLLLNSLCHMGLHDSAKLVYEHMKTDGFFPQNSTLDFLVSSFVNAGRFKMAEEILIAKAEFCSEKGEIVGSFVHNNFLSLLVGRDRLDEAVSFFKGHILRLRSFCPDTCSFNIVMRGLCQVGKVEKAFEFFNAMESFGCLPDLITYNTLINGLCRVGNVDRAQLLLREVELYCEFSPDVVTYTSVISGYCKSGRMEKAAALFDEMIQRGTRPNLFTFNVVIDGFSKKGDSDSALMMYERVLNGGLKPDVVTFTSIIDSHCRTGDVDKSMKLWDEMNKRQVSPNAFTFSILINALCKANRLNESRDLLRQLNLRKDVIPSPFIYNPVIDGFCKAGNLDEANAIVAEMEAKGCVHDKMTFTILILGHCMKGRTFEAIDIYKKMLSVGCAPDNITMSSLTSCLRKAGMASEANEIELSASNSTKSGLSSLDKTKHLMSNMNIPVAV